A window of the Chloroflexus sp. Y-396-1 genome harbors these coding sequences:
- a CDS encoding GNAT family N-acetyltransferase: MTINVDQEVRLRPFDHSLEDYTALVAIARAVFPDDHDTVEEIQHWDATRPAHCVQRRWLVEAGDTIIGAAEYFQPQWMYHPRKFFISIAVHPEWQGRGIGKYCYDFLMADLQQRYQVEQVRANCREDYPRSLTFLSRRGFREEMRTWESRLDLRLFDPMLFVEAIHRVVDQGFTICNLDELLARFPDARQRLYTAMMEMRADVPQSEPFTPSDFTSWERSVFENPTLYPEGYFLALHGEEIAAVSQFWKSADPYVLMTGLTATRRMYRKRGLAMALKVHALSFAKALGYREVRTYNATTNQAMLRINEALGFVKQPAWIEFVKDVSIV; this comes from the coding sequence ATGACGATCAACGTCGATCAAGAGGTTCGATTACGCCCATTTGACCATTCACTTGAGGATTATACGGCACTGGTCGCGATTGCTCGTGCGGTATTTCCCGATGATCATGACACTGTAGAAGAGATACAGCATTGGGATGCAACCCGACCGGCCCATTGTGTGCAGAGGCGCTGGCTGGTAGAGGCAGGTGATACGATTATTGGGGCAGCCGAATATTTCCAACCGCAGTGGATGTACCATCCACGCAAGTTTTTTATCAGTATTGCAGTGCATCCAGAGTGGCAGGGACGAGGGATTGGTAAATATTGTTACGACTTCTTAATGGCCGATCTACAGCAGCGGTATCAGGTGGAGCAGGTTCGTGCCAACTGTCGTGAAGACTACCCCCGCAGCCTTACCTTTCTCAGCCGACGTGGATTTCGGGAGGAGATGCGCACCTGGGAGTCACGACTTGATTTACGTTTGTTCGACCCAATGTTGTTTGTCGAAGCGATTCATCGGGTTGTTGATCAAGGCTTCACCATTTGCAACTTAGACGAGTTATTGGCCCGGTTTCCAGATGCGCGTCAGCGTTTGTATACGGCAATGATGGAGATGCGTGCTGACGTACCGCAGTCAGAGCCATTTACGCCAAGTGATTTTACGAGTTGGGAACGGTCGGTGTTTGAGAATCCAACCCTATATCCGGAGGGGTATTTTCTGGCCCTTCATGGTGAAGAGATCGCAGCAGTGAGTCAGTTCTGGAAAAGCGCCGATCCATATGTATTAATGACCGGTTTGACGGCAACGCGCCGGATGTACCGCAAACGTGGTTTAGCGATGGCGCTGAAGGTTCACGCGCTGTCTTTTGCCAAAGCGTTGGGGTATCGTGAAGTGCGTACCTACAATGCGACTACGAATCAAGCAATGTTACGGATCAATGAAGCACTGGGATTTGTGAAGCAACCAGCCTGGATTGAGTTTGTGAAGGATGTGAGTATCGTATGA